In Camarhynchus parvulus chromosome Z, STF_HiC, whole genome shotgun sequence, a genomic segment contains:
- the RPS23 gene encoding 40S ribosomal protein S23: MGKCRGLRTARKLRSHRRDQKWHDKQYKKAHLGTALKANPFGGASHAKGIVLEKVGVEAKQPNSAIRKCVRVQLIKNGKKITAFVPNDGCLNFIEENDEVLVAGFGRKGHAVGDIPGVRFKVVKVANVSLLALYKGKKERPRS, translated from the exons ATGG GGAAGTGCCGAGGCCTCCGCACCGCTCGGAAGCTACGCAGCCACCGCCGGGACCAGAAGTGGCACGACAAGCAGTACAAGAAGGCGCACCTGGGCACGGCGCTGAAGGCCAACCCCTTCGGGGGCGCTTCCCACGCCAAGGGCATCGTGCTGGAGAAAGT GGGGGTAGAGGCCAAGCAGCCCaactctgccatcaggaaatGTGTCAGGGTCCAGCTCATTAAGAACGGCAAAAAAATCACGGCTTTTGTCCCCAACGATGGCTGCCTGAACTTCATCGAG GAGAACGACGAGGTGCTGGTGGCCGGCTTCGGGCGCAAGGGCCACGCCGTGGGGGACATCCCTGGCGTGCGCTTCAAGGTGGTCAAGGTGGCCAACGTGTCCCTGCTGGCCCTCTACAAGGGCAAGAAGGAGAGACCCAGGTCATAA